A DNA window from Pseudomonas wuhanensis contains the following coding sequences:
- a CDS encoding amino acid ABC transporter ATP-binding protein — translation MSEAIKKPVSPEGIIQMQGVNKWYGQFHVLKDINLNVKQGERIVLCGPSGSGKSTTIRCLNRLEEHQQGRIVVDGVELTNDLKQIEAIRREVGMVFQHFNLFPHLTILQNCTLAPMWVRKMPKRKAEEIAMHYLERVRIPEQAHKYPGQLSGGQQQRVAIARALCMKPKIMLFDEPTSALDPEMVKEVLDTMIGLAEDGMTMLCVTHEMGFARTVANRVIFMDKGEIVEQAAPNDFFDNPQNERTKLFLSQILH, via the coding sequence ATGAGTGAAGCGATCAAAAAGCCTGTGAGCCCTGAAGGCATTATTCAGATGCAGGGCGTAAACAAGTGGTACGGCCAGTTCCACGTGTTGAAAGACATCAACCTGAACGTCAAGCAAGGCGAGCGTATCGTTTTGTGCGGCCCATCGGGTTCCGGCAAATCCACCACCATCCGTTGCCTCAATCGTCTGGAAGAACACCAGCAGGGGCGCATCGTGGTCGATGGCGTGGAACTGACCAACGACCTCAAGCAGATCGAAGCGATCCGCCGTGAAGTCGGCATGGTGTTCCAGCACTTCAACCTGTTCCCGCACCTGACCATCCTGCAGAACTGCACCCTGGCGCCGATGTGGGTACGCAAGATGCCCAAGCGCAAGGCTGAAGAAATCGCCATGCACTACTTGGAGCGCGTACGCATTCCGGAGCAGGCGCATAAATACCCGGGGCAACTGTCCGGCGGTCAGCAACAGCGTGTGGCGATTGCCCGCGCCTTGTGCATGAAACCGAAAATCATGCTGTTCGACGAACCGACTTCGGCACTCGACCCAGAGATGGTGAAAGAGGTTCTGGACACCATGATCGGCCTGGCCGAAGACGGCATGACCATGCTCTGCGTAACCCACGAAATGGGCTTCGCCCGTACCGTGGCCAACCGCGTGATCTTCATGGACAAGGGTGAAATCGTCGAACAGGCCGCGCCGAACGACTTCTTCGACAACCCGCAGAATGAGCGTACGAAGCTGTTCTTGAGCCAGATCCTGCATTGA
- a CDS encoding amino acid ABC transporter permease encodes MQNSIGAPKQRLSLSDPRVRAWVFQIITIVAVVSLGWFLFDNTQTNLQHRGITSGFDFLERSAGFGIAQHLIDYTESDSYARVFVIGLLNTLLVTFIGVILATILGFIVGVARLSKNWIIAKLATVYVEVFRNIPPLLQILFWYFAVFLTMPGPRNSHNFGDTFFVSSRGLNMPAALTADGFWPFVASIVVAIVAIVLMCRWANKRFEATGVPFHKFWVGLALFLVIPALCALIFGAPLHWEMPQLQGFNFVGGWVLIPELLALTLALTVYTAAFIAEIVRSGIKSVSHGQTEAAHSLGLRNGPTLRKVIIPQALRVIIPPLTSQYLNLAKNSSLAAGIGYPEMVSLFAGTVLNQTGQAIEVIAITMSVYLAISISISLLMNWYNKRIALIER; translated from the coding sequence ATGCAAAATTCAATCGGCGCACCAAAGCAGAGGCTCAGCCTCAGCGATCCACGAGTGCGTGCGTGGGTATTCCAGATCATCACCATTGTGGCGGTGGTCTCGCTGGGCTGGTTTTTGTTCGATAACACGCAAACCAACCTCCAGCACCGGGGCATCACCTCGGGTTTCGACTTCCTTGAGCGCAGTGCCGGTTTCGGCATCGCTCAGCACCTGATCGACTACACCGAATCGGACAGCTATGCCCGGGTGTTTGTCATCGGCCTGCTCAACACCCTGCTGGTCACCTTTATCGGTGTGATCCTGGCGACGATCCTTGGTTTCATCGTCGGTGTGGCGCGGCTGTCGAAGAACTGGATCATTGCCAAACTGGCAACGGTTTATGTCGAAGTCTTCCGTAACATTCCGCCGCTGCTGCAAATCCTGTTCTGGTACTTCGCGGTGTTCCTGACCATGCCAGGGCCACGCAACAGCCATAACTTCGGCGACACCTTTTTTGTCAGCAGCCGCGGGCTCAACATGCCGGCAGCGTTGACTGCGGATGGTTTCTGGCCGTTTGTGGCGAGCATCGTCGTGGCCATTGTCGCGATCGTGCTGATGTGCCGCTGGGCCAACAAGCGTTTCGAAGCGACCGGCGTACCGTTCCACAAATTCTGGGTCGGCCTGGCGCTGTTCCTGGTGATACCTGCGTTGTGCGCCTTGATCTTCGGCGCGCCGCTGCATTGGGAAATGCCACAGCTGCAAGGTTTCAACTTTGTAGGTGGCTGGGTATTGATCCCGGAACTGCTGGCGCTGACCCTGGCGCTGACCGTGTACACCGCGGCGTTCATCGCCGAAATCGTGCGTTCGGGCATCAAGTCGGTCAGCCATGGCCAGACCGAAGCGGCGCACTCGTTGGGATTGCGCAACGGTCCGACCCTGCGCAAGGTGATCATCCCGCAAGCTCTGCGCGTGATCATTCCACCGCTGACCAGCCAATACCTCAACCTGGCGAAAAACTCCTCGCTGGCGGCCGGTATCGGTTATCCGGAGATGGTGTCGTTGTTTGCCGGTACGGTGCTGAACCAGACCGGGCAGGCAATCGAAGTCATTGCCATCACCATGAGCGTGTACCTGGCGATCAGTATCAGCATTTCCCTGCTGATGAACTGGTACAACAAGCGCATTGCGCTGATCGAGCGGTAA
- a CDS encoding alpha/beta hydrolase, translating to MTEPLILHPVKPADACVIWLHGLGADRYDFLPVAEALQENLLTTRFVLPQAPTRAVTINGGYEMPSWYDILAMSPARAISREQLEESAQRVVDLIEVQKASGIDASRIFLAGFSQGGAVVLHTAFLKWQGPLGGVLALSTYAPTFSDELELSASQQRIPVLSLHGQYDDVVQNSMGRTAYEYLKQHGVTVTWQEYPMGHEVLPEEIRDIGVWLAERLR from the coding sequence ATGACCGAGCCCCTGATTCTTCACCCCGTCAAGCCCGCAGACGCCTGCGTAATCTGGCTGCACGGGCTGGGTGCCGACCGCTACGACTTTTTGCCGGTCGCCGAAGCGTTACAGGAAAACCTGCTCACCACCCGTTTCGTTTTGCCCCAGGCCCCGACTCGCGCCGTCACCATCAACGGTGGCTACGAGATGCCAAGCTGGTACGACATATTGGCCATGAGCCCGGCACGCGCCATCAGTCGCGAGCAGTTGGAGGAGTCCGCGCAACGGGTCGTGGATTTGATTGAAGTGCAGAAGGCCAGCGGAATAGACGCCTCGCGGATCTTTCTCGCCGGTTTTTCCCAAGGCGGTGCCGTGGTATTGCACACAGCCTTCCTGAAATGGCAGGGACCGTTGGGCGGCGTACTTGCGCTCTCGACTTATGCCCCGACCTTCAGCGATGAACTGGAGCTTTCCGCCAGCCAACAGCGTATTCCCGTGCTGTCGTTGCATGGTCAGTATGATGACGTCGTGCAAAACTCCATGGGCCGGACCGCCTACGAGTATTTGAAGCAGCATGGTGTCACCGTGACATGGCAGGAATACCCAATGGGCCACGAAGTGTTACCCGAAGAAATTCGCGACATTGGTGTCTGGCTCGCCGAGCGTTTGCGCTAA
- a CDS encoding ornithine cyclodeaminase family protein, which yields MPSTPYVITQPQARELLAQVDVPQILRKLFRDLAAGQAVQPAQQLVEFPQGAGDFINYLGVLAEDGVYGVKTSPYIVREQGPLVTAWTLLMSMQTGQPLLLCDAGELTTARTAATTAVAVDALAPLKAQRLAIIGSGKVAQAHLYYVKDLRDWQSISLYSPSLNGKNPEALAQLKSLDPRLTLADSCEAAIQDADVIMLCTSSAGPVIDPSILSKPALITSISTNAPRAHEVPPQSLNDMQVFCDYRQTTPGSAGEMLIAGEQHGWDKHSIVGDLPDLLSEKVQRPEYDRSVFFRSIGLGLEDIALANALYRLQQ from the coding sequence ATGCCCAGCACGCCTTACGTGATCACCCAACCTCAGGCCCGCGAACTGCTGGCGCAAGTTGATGTGCCGCAGATTCTGCGCAAGCTGTTCCGCGACCTGGCCGCCGGGCAAGCCGTACAACCCGCGCAACAGCTGGTGGAATTCCCGCAAGGTGCCGGGGACTTCATCAATTACCTGGGTGTGCTGGCCGAAGACGGGGTATACGGCGTCAAGACGTCGCCTTACATCGTGCGCGAGCAAGGTCCGCTGGTAACCGCCTGGACGCTGCTGATGTCGATGCAGACCGGCCAGCCGTTGCTGCTGTGCGATGCTGGTGAGCTGACCACCGCACGCACCGCAGCGACCACGGCGGTGGCGGTCGATGCCCTCGCGCCGTTGAAGGCCCAGCGCCTGGCGATCATCGGCAGCGGTAAAGTGGCCCAGGCGCACCTGTACTACGTCAAGGACCTGCGAGACTGGCAAAGTATCAGCCTCTATTCGCCGAGCCTGAATGGCAAGAATCCCGAAGCACTGGCCCAACTCAAAAGCCTCGATCCACGACTGACCCTCGCCGACAGTTGCGAAGCCGCGATTCAGGACGCAGACGTGATTATGCTCTGCACCTCGTCCGCCGGACCGGTGATCGACCCGTCAATTTTGAGCAAGCCGGCGCTGATCACCTCCATCAGCACCAACGCACCACGCGCCCATGAAGTGCCACCGCAGAGCCTCAATGACATGCAGGTGTTCTGTGACTATCGTCAAACCACCCCAGGCTCGGCCGGCGAGATGCTGATCGCCGGTGAGCAGCATGGCTGGGACAAGCATTCGATTGTCGGCGACCTGCCCGACTTGCTCAGCGAAAAAGTCCAGCGCCCTGAATACGACCGCTCTGTGTTCTTCCGCTCCATCGGCCTGGGCCTGGAAGACATCGCACTGGCCAATGCCCTTTACCGCTTGCAGCAATAG
- a CDS encoding amino acid ABC transporter permease — MTTHTFKPDMPPPSSSIGIVAWMRAHMFSSWINTLLTLFAFYLIYLIVPPIVSWAILDANWVGTTRADCTKEGACWVFIQQRFGQFMYGYYPTGLRWRVDLTVWLAVIGVAPLFIARVPHKAIYGLSFLVLYPIISYTLLHGGWFGLTEVPTSQWGGLMLTLVIATVGIVGALPLGIVLALGRRSNMPAIRVVCVTFIEFWRGVPLITVLFMSSVMLPLFLPEGMNFDKLLRALIGVILFQSAYIAEVVRGGLQAIPKGQYEAAAAMGLGYWRSMGLVILPQALKLVIPGIVNTFIALFKDTSLVIIIGLFDLLNSVKQAAADPKWLGMATEGYVFAALVFWIFCFGMSRYSMHLERKLDTGHKR; from the coding sequence ATGACGACTCATACTTTCAAACCCGACATGCCACCACCGAGCAGTAGCATCGGTATCGTGGCGTGGATGCGGGCGCACATGTTCTCCAGCTGGATCAACACCCTGCTGACGCTGTTCGCGTTCTATCTGATTTACCTGATAGTCCCCCCTATCGTGAGCTGGGCGATTCTCGATGCCAACTGGGTCGGTACCACCCGCGCCGACTGCACCAAGGAGGGCGCCTGCTGGGTGTTCATCCAGCAGCGCTTCGGCCAGTTCATGTATGGCTACTACCCGACAGGCCTGCGCTGGCGCGTGGACCTGACCGTATGGTTGGCGGTGATTGGCGTGGCGCCGTTGTTCATCGCACGTGTTCCGCACAAGGCAATCTACGGCCTGAGCTTTCTGGTGCTCTATCCGATCATTTCCTACACCTTGTTGCACGGTGGCTGGTTTGGTCTGACCGAAGTGCCGACCAGCCAGTGGGGCGGCCTGATGCTGACCCTGGTGATCGCTACCGTTGGTATCGTCGGCGCATTGCCGCTGGGTATCGTGCTGGCCCTGGGCCGTCGTTCGAACATGCCGGCGATTCGCGTGGTCTGCGTGACCTTCATCGAATTCTGGCGCGGCGTGCCGTTGATCACGGTGCTGTTCATGTCTTCGGTGATGTTGCCGTTGTTCCTGCCCGAAGGCATGAACTTCGACAAACTGCTGCGGGCGCTGATCGGCGTGATCCTGTTCCAGTCGGCCTACATCGCTGAAGTGGTGCGTGGCGGTCTGCAAGCGATCCCCAAAGGTCAGTACGAAGCGGCTGCAGCGATGGGCCTGGGTTACTGGCGCAGCATGGGTCTGGTGATTCTGCCGCAAGCCCTGAAGCTGGTGATCCCTGGCATCGTCAACACCTTCATTGCGCTGTTCAAGGACACGAGCCTGGTGATCATCATCGGCCTGTTCGACTTGCTCAACAGCGTCAAGCAAGCCGCCGCCGACCCGAAATGGCTGGGCATGGCCACTGAAGGCTATGTGTTCGCGGCCCTGGTGTTCTGGATTTTCTGTTTTGGTATGTCCCGCTATTCCATGCATTTGGAACGCAAGCTGGACACTGGCCACAAGCGTTAG
- a CDS encoding amino acid ABC transporter substrate-binding protein, with protein MKLLKSTLAIVTAAAVLGVSGFAQAGATLDAVQKKGFVQCGVSDGLPGFSVPDSTGKIVGIDADFCRAVAAAVFGDATKVKFSQLNAKERFTALQSGEIDILSRNTTMTSSRDAGMGLKFPGFITYYDGIGFLVNNKLGVKSAKELDGATICIQAGTTTELNVSDYFRGNGLKYTPITFDTSDESAKSLESGRCDVLTSDKSQLFAQRSKLASPKDYVVLPETISKEPLGPVVRNGDDEWLAIVRWTGYAMLNAEEAGITSANVEAEAKATKNPDVARLLGSDGEYGKDLKVKKDWVVQIVKQVGNYGEVFEKNLGKKTPLEIDRGLNALWNAGGIQYAPPVR; from the coding sequence ATGAAGTTATTGAAATCCACCCTGGCCATCGTGACTGCAGCCGCAGTGCTCGGTGTCAGTGGGTTCGCTCAGGCGGGTGCAACCCTGGATGCAGTGCAGAAGAAAGGTTTCGTACAGTGTGGCGTGAGTGACGGTCTGCCGGGCTTCTCGGTTCCGGACTCCACCGGCAAGATCGTCGGCATCGACGCTGACTTCTGCCGTGCTGTGGCCGCTGCCGTTTTCGGCGATGCGACCAAGGTCAAATTCAGCCAGTTGAACGCCAAAGAGCGCTTCACCGCGCTGCAGTCCGGTGAAATCGACATTCTGTCGCGTAACACCACCATGACCAGTTCCCGTGACGCGGGCATGGGCCTGAAGTTTCCTGGCTTCATCACTTACTACGACGGCATCGGCTTCCTGGTAAACAACAAGCTGGGCGTCAAGAGCGCCAAAGAGCTGGATGGCGCGACCATCTGCATCCAGGCCGGTACCACCACCGAGCTGAACGTTTCCGACTACTTCCGCGGCAATGGTCTGAAGTACACCCCGATCACTTTCGACACCTCCGATGAAAGCGCCAAGTCGCTGGAATCCGGTCGTTGCGACGTGCTGACCTCCGACAAGTCCCAGCTGTTCGCCCAGCGCAGCAAGCTGGCCTCGCCGAAGGACTACGTGGTTCTGCCAGAAACCATCTCCAAAGAGCCACTGGGCCCGGTCGTGCGTAATGGCGACGACGAGTGGCTGGCCATCGTGCGCTGGACTGGTTACGCCATGCTCAACGCTGAAGAAGCAGGCATCACTTCGGCGAACGTCGAAGCCGAAGCCAAAGCCACCAAGAACCCGGACGTCGCTCGTCTGCTGGGCTCTGACGGCGAGTACGGCAAAGACTTGAAAGTGAAGAAAGACTGGGTCGTGCAGATCGTCAAGCAAGTCGGTAACTACGGCGAAGTGTTCGAGAAGAACCTCGGCAAGAAAACTCCGCTGGAAATCGACCGCGGGCTGAACGCCCTGTGGAATGCTGGCGGCATTCAATACGCACCACCAGTGCGCTGA
- a CDS encoding NAD(P)/FAD-dependent oxidoreductase encodes MSQADFIIIGGGIAGASTGFWLSQHGRVIVLERESHPAYHSTGRSAALFTAAYGTPQVRALTQASRDFFDAPPPGFCEHPLLTPRGEMTVDFTGDPAELSNQYLSAKATVPQMQRLSADEACARLPILRREKVHGAIYDPTASDIDTDALHQGYLRGIRRNKGEVHTDSEVLNLTRDAEGQWQVQTNTQTFSAPIIINAAGAWADKIGELAGAKPLGLQPKRRAAFIFAGPEGLDIHDWPMLVSLDESFYMKPDAGMFLGSPANADPVEPHDVQPEELDIAMGIYQIEEATTLTIRRPTRTWAGLRSFVRDGDLLSGFDQQVPGLFWVAAQGGYGIQTSPAMGQASAALVRGEALPEQLTRFGLDAEMLSPARLG; translated from the coding sequence ATGAGCCAGGCAGATTTCATCATCATCGGCGGCGGGATTGCCGGCGCTTCCACCGGTTTCTGGCTGTCGCAGCACGGGCGGGTGATTGTGCTCGAGCGCGAATCCCATCCGGCCTATCACTCTACCGGACGCTCGGCGGCGCTGTTCACCGCCGCCTATGGCACGCCGCAGGTTCGGGCATTGACCCAGGCCAGCCGCGACTTCTTCGACGCACCGCCGCCCGGTTTCTGCGAACACCCGCTGCTGACCCCACGTGGCGAGATGACTGTCGACTTCACCGGCGATCCGGCCGAGCTGAGCAATCAATACCTGAGCGCCAAAGCCACGGTGCCGCAAATGCAGCGGCTGAGCGCCGACGAAGCGTGTGCGCGCCTGCCGATCCTGCGTCGGGAAAAAGTCCATGGCGCGATCTACGACCCGACCGCCAGCGACATCGACACCGACGCTCTGCATCAGGGCTATCTGCGCGGTATCCGGCGCAATAAAGGTGAAGTTCATACCGACAGCGAAGTGCTGAACCTGACCCGTGATGCCGAAGGGCAGTGGCAAGTGCAAACCAACACTCAGACCTTCAGCGCTCCAATCATCATCAACGCCGCCGGTGCCTGGGCCGACAAGATTGGCGAGCTGGCCGGCGCCAAGCCGCTGGGTTTGCAACCCAAGCGCCGGGCAGCCTTTATCTTTGCCGGCCCCGAGGGCTTGGATATCCATGACTGGCCAATGCTGGTCAGCCTCGACGAATCCTTCTATATGAAGCCCGACGCCGGCATGTTCCTCGGCTCACCGGCCAACGCCGACCCGGTAGAACCCCACGACGTGCAGCCCGAAGAGCTGGACATCGCCATGGGCATTTACCAGATAGAAGAAGCCACCACCCTGACCATCCGCCGCCCGACCCGCACCTGGGCAGGCCTGCGCAGTTTCGTGCGCGACGGGGACTTGCTGTCCGGCTTCGATCAGCAGGTACCGGGGCTGTTCTGGGTCGCGGCGCAAGGCGGCTACGGCATCCAGACGTCGCCAGCCATGGGCCAGGCCAGCGCCGCCCTGGTACGCGGTGAAGCCTTGCCCGAACAGCTCACCCGTTTCGGCCTGGACGCCGAGATGCTCTCCCCCGCCCGCCTGGGCTGA
- the rhlB gene encoding ATP-dependent RNA helicase RhlB: MTVLKALKKMFGKSETEQLAPVSSAPSHTPSHRTDGSQPGRTATVAAPKHEPVTTPTAPAAPAIASEQPRSEAPKPAKPRREPKPKAPVIPWKLEDFVVEPQEGKTRFHDFKLAPELMHAIQDLGFPYCTPIQAQVLGFTLAGKDAIGRAQTGTGKTAAFLISIITQLLQTPPPKERYMGEPRALIIAPTRELVVQIAKDAADLTKYTGLNVMTFVGGMDFDKQLKHLEARHCDILVATPGRLLDFNQRGDVHLDMVEVMVLDEADRMLDMGFIPQVRQIIRQTPPKNERQTLLFSATFTEDVMNLAKQWTTDPSIVEIEAQNVASENVEQHIYAVAGADKYKLLYNLVNDNGWERVMVFANRKDEVRRIEERLVRDGVNAAQLSGDVPQHKRIKTLEGFREGKIRVLVATDVAGRGIHIDGISHVINFTLPEVPDDYVHRIGRTGRAGADGVSISFAGEDDSYQLPSIEALLGRKISCETPPTHLLRAVERKRP; the protein is encoded by the coding sequence ATGACCGTGCTCAAAGCACTCAAGAAAATGTTCGGTAAAAGCGAGACTGAGCAGCTCGCGCCAGTCTCCAGCGCTCCTTCTCATACTCCCAGCCACCGCACCGACGGTAGTCAGCCTGGCCGGACCGCAACCGTAGCGGCACCGAAGCACGAGCCGGTGACCACACCGACCGCCCCCGCAGCCCCGGCCATCGCCTCTGAGCAGCCGCGCAGCGAAGCCCCGAAACCGGCAAAACCGCGTCGCGAACCAAAGCCAAAAGCGCCGGTTATTCCCTGGAAACTCGAAGACTTCGTCGTCGAACCCCAGGAAGGCAAAACCCGCTTCCACGATTTCAAACTCGCCCCCGAACTGATGCACGCCATTCAGGACCTGGGCTTTCCGTACTGCACGCCGATCCAGGCACAGGTGCTTGGCTTCACCCTCGCGGGCAAAGACGCCATCGGTCGCGCCCAGACCGGCACCGGCAAAACCGCCGCGTTCCTGATTTCGATCATCACTCAGCTGCTGCAAACCCCGCCGCCCAAAGAACGCTACATGGGTGAACCACGGGCGCTGATCATCGCCCCGACCCGGGAACTGGTGGTGCAGATCGCCAAGGACGCCGCCGACCTGACCAAGTACACCGGCCTCAACGTCATGACATTTGTCGGCGGCATGGACTTCGATAAGCAACTCAAGCACCTCGAAGCCCGTCACTGCGACATCCTGGTGGCCACTCCGGGCCGTTTGCTCGACTTCAACCAGCGCGGCGATGTGCACCTGGACATGGTCGAAGTGATGGTGCTGGACGAAGCCGACCGGATGCTCGACATGGGTTTCATCCCACAAGTGCGTCAGATCATTCGCCAGACTCCGCCGAAGAACGAGCGTCAGACGCTGCTGTTCTCCGCAACCTTCACCGAAGACGTGATGAACCTCGCCAAGCAATGGACCACCGACCCGTCGATCGTCGAGATCGAAGCGCAGAACGTGGCCAGCGAAAACGTCGAGCAACACATCTACGCGGTGGCCGGTGCCGACAAATACAAACTTCTCTACAACCTGGTCAACGATAACGGCTGGGAGCGGGTGATGGTCTTCGCCAACCGCAAGGACGAAGTGCGGCGCATCGAAGAACGCCTGGTACGCGATGGCGTCAACGCGGCGCAATTGTCTGGCGATGTGCCGCAGCACAAGCGCATCAAGACCCTGGAAGGTTTCCGCGAAGGCAAGATCCGCGTGCTGGTGGCCACCGATGTGGCCGGTCGCGGCATTCACATCGACGGCATCAGCCACGTGATCAACTTCACCCTGCCGGAAGTCCCGGACGACTACGTGCACCGCATCGGTCGTACTGGCCGTGCTGGCGCGGATGGCGTGTCCATCAGTTTTGCCGGTGAAGATGACTCCTACCAGCTACCGTCCATCGAGGCGTTGCTGGGTCGCAAGATCAGTTGTGAAACGCCACCGACGCATCTGCTGCGGGCGGTTGAGCGCAAGCGCCCGTAA